CATGCCGATCGGACCGGCCGGCGTCAGTATGATGGATCAGCACTATGCAGCCGAGAAAATTCTTAAACGTGTCAAAGCGCATGTCGGTGCCGATCTGATTCCGTCAACCGATCGTTCCGATGCCGGCCCGGCCAGAAATTTCAAAATTGCCGGAACCAACGCACGAATCGGCGTGATCTCAGCGGTTTCGCAGCATTTCTGCGAGAGCTGCAACCGGGTTCGCTTGACGGCCCGCGGCGTGCTTGCTTTGTGTCTCGGTCAGGAAGATTCTGTTGACCTGCGTACTCCTTTGCGCGAAGGAATCAGTGACGCAGAGCTTGAGCAGCTAATTATTAAGGCGATTGCCAAAAAACCGGAACGTCATTTCTTCAATGAAAACGTTCACAACATTGAATTCAGACAAATGGTGCAATTGGGCGGTTAAGGCCCGATTTGATTGAGTAGAGGATCAAAGCATGTTGAATGTTCTATATTTTGCCAGTTTCCGCGAAATTCTAGGTCAGGCTCAGGAACAGTTGCCTGCCGATTATCAGACGGTTGATTGCCTGTTAAAGGATCTGGCTGCGCGAGGTGAAACCTGGCAGCAGGCTTTATTGCATAATCAGAATTTGCAAATCGCCGTTAATCACGATGTTGCCAACCGTCAGACCGCAATCAAGGCGGGTGATGAAGTAGCTTTTTTCCCGCCGGTAACGGGAGGCTGATCCGTGACGCACAACCCTGAACCGATGTTTCCGCATATCTGCATTCAGGAAGAGGATTTCGACCTGAGCACCGAAGCGGCGAAGCTGCGTGAAGGCCATAAGGATATTGGCGCGGTAGTGACTTTTGTCGGAACCGTTCGCGATATTAACGAAGGCGACGAAGTCTCGATTTTAGAGCTGGAACACTATCCGGGCATGACTGAAAAGGCTTTGGAGAAAATCCGTCTGGAAGCGCATGATCGATGGCATCTAGAAGCGAGTCATATTATCCACCGCATTGGCAAGATGTACCCTTGCGACCAGATTGTTATGGTCGCCGTTGCCAGTCGTCACAGGGAAAACGCGTTTCACGCGGCGCATTTTATTATGGACTACCTGAAAACCAATGCGCCTTTCTGGAAAAAAGAAACGCTCCCGGACGGAGCCGAGCGCTGGGTCGATGCACGGGTTTCCGATAAAGAAGCGGAATCCCGTTGGGCTAAATAAAAAGGCTGTGCACGCTACTGCGAAAACTTAACGCTTTGTTGCAAGCCTGCTTAAAGTGCTTATTTACTCTTTGTAGCGTGAGTACACCGACTTGTGTCTCGATTTAAGTCTTCTCATAACGCCCGCAAATTTTTTTGGCTTTATGTTGAATGAATGCTTGAATTGCTCGCCAGTCTTACGCCTCGACTGTAAACCATCCCTCCACATTATTTGAAATGTATTTTTAATCACTTTTGATTTTGAACCGAATTGCTTTAAGAGAAAACCATGAAAACCTTTGATGAAGCCTTATATGCCCTGCTATCCGATGTGCAGGTGACCACTGAATCCGAAACTATTAATGTCGGCGAAGGTCTGCAGCGCATTCTTGCCGAAGATATTGTCTCCAGCGTTAATGTGCCGCCGCATGACAACAGTCAGATGGATGGTTATGCGCTTCACAGTTTTGATCTGGAGCATGGAAACCTTTTCCCTGTCAGTCAGCGCATTGCAGCCGGAGAGGTTGGCGCCGAGTTACAGCACGGAACCGTGGCACGAATCTTTACCGGTGCGCCGATTCCGTCAGGCGCCAATATGGTTGTGATGCAGGAAGATACTGAAGAGGTTGACGGGCAGATTCAGATTAATATCAAGGCGCAGCCTGGCGCCAATGTACGCAAGAAAGGCGAAGACATTCAGCAAGGGCAGGTGATTTTACAGGCGGGAACCCGTCTTCGACCACAGGAACTGGGATTGATCAGCTCGATCGGTATCGGCGAGATCAAGGTGTTTAAACCGCTTAAAGTTGCGACCTTTACCACCGGTGACGAACTGCTGGAACCGGGCAGTGAGCCGCAGGAAGGCAAAATTTACAATGCCAACCGCTATACCTTACAGGGGTTGATTCCACAGTTGGGCTTTGAACTGATTGATCTTGGGCATGTCGCGGATACGCTGGAAGGCACCATAGAGGCGATGAAGAAAGCGGCGGATATTGCAGATGTTGTGATGACGACTGGCGGAGTATCGGTTGGTGAAGAAGATCACATCAAACCGGCACTCGAGAGCCTGGGTGAATTGAATATGTGGAAGGTGAAGATGAAGCCGGGTAAACCGATCGCTTACGGTAAGATCGGTGTCGATAAAGGGCAAGTACCGTTTATCGGTTTGCCGGGGAATCCGGTTTCCGCCTTTGCAACTTTTAAGTTGTTTGCCCGTCCTTATCTGATGAAAATGCAGGGTGCAGAGCAGATCAAAACCAATCCGATCTGGTTGCAGGCCGATTTTGATTGGCCGAAAGCCAATTTCCGTCGAGATTTCTTACGTGCGCGAATGACCAATAAACGTCAGCAAACGGTCGCTGAAATCTACCCGCATCAAGGCTCCGGAGTTTTGATGTCCACTTCCTGGGCGGAAGGCTTTGTCGTTATTCCGGAAGACAGCACGATCAAGAAAGGCGACACGGTGGCCTTCTATCCGTTTAGCGCCTTTGTCTGACGCTTCCCGAAAGCAGTAGATATCGTTGTTTACCGCTTGTCTTCAGGTATAAAAAAAGCCGCAGTGATGGCGTCGTCACTGCGGCTTTTTTATCCAATCTGTTTAAATCAGGCTAAAAGGCCGATTTAAGTCATTAGATTACAGAGATTTTTTACAGAAGTAGAAGTCTACACACTCGTACTCGCCAGATTCCATACGGGCTTTTGCTTCTTCAACCGTCGCCGCTGGTGGAACGATTACTTTTTCGCCCTTGCGCCAGTTTTCCGGTGTTGCACAAGCGTTCGCGTCAGAAGTCTGCATTGCTTCAAGAAGACGAACGAATTCGTCGATCTGACGGCCGTTGCTCATTGGATAGTAAACCATTGCGCGCAGAACCCCTTCAGGGTCGATAATGAAAGTAGCACGTACCGCTGAGGTATCCGCTGCACCTGGGTGAACCATTCCGTAAGCCTGAGCAACTTTCATGTCCAGATCGGCGATAATCGGGAACTGGATATCGATGCCGAATTTCTCTTTGATGTTCAGAACCCAAGCGTTATGCGAGTGATGCGAGTCGATTGAAAGGCCAAGAAGTTCACAGTTCAATGCATCAAACTGATCTTTACGTTCCTGGAAGGCCATGAATTCCGTCGTACAAACCGGAGTGAAATCCGCCGGATGCGAGAAAAGAACCAGCCATTTCCCTTTATAGTCTTCAAGCGTTTTGCGGCCGTGAGTCGTTACGGCATCAAATGCAGGTGCGGCTTCATTCAAACGTGGTAATCCAAAAGTTGTGTTTTCCATATCAATGTCCTATATAAGTTTTATTTATCTATTTATCGAATCCGTGAATAAGTTTAGCGAAGTGATTTTAATAAATCTAATTTAATGTTTTTAATTTAACGATAGAAATAAACTAATGCCCTCCTGTTTATTGTGTCCAGTATCTGAGAAGGTTGTGATACAACTCGGTCAATTGCAGAACGTCATCGTGTTGCTGTGAATCGTTCAGCTGGCGGCGCAGACTTTGAATGCTCTGATCCAGTTGATAGAGCATGCTACGGGCTTTGCTGTCCTGAATCAGGCTCTGTATCCACATGAAACTGGCGATCCGCTGTCCCTCGGTGACCGGAAGTACCTGATGCAGCGCCCCGGAGTCGTACAGCACCATGTCGCCGGCTTTGAGTTTGATTTCCTGCACACCCATACCGGTATCGATCTGCAGTTCGCCGCCCACATAACTGTCGGGATCGTTTAGAAACAGGGTGGCGGAAAGATCTGCACGTAACTTTTCTCCGCTGTATGGATGATTCAGAATGGCATTGTCGACATGAGCGCCGTAAAAACCGCCATTCTGATACAGGTTGAATTTCGGTGGGTAGAAGTAATTGGGCAGGGCGGCACTGACAAATGACTCGGTTTTCAGAAGACGTTTTTCTACCTGTCGACTCAGTGCTCGGGCTAGTTCTGAAGCATCGTCAAGTTGCAGATTCTGCTTAACCTGCCGTGCCAGAGAGCCGGCCGTCGCCGCTCCGTCAGTCCATTCGCCCTGTTCCAGCTGGCGGCGGATTTGCAGGCACTCTTGTTCGCTGAAAACGGAGTGAATAATTTTAAACATCGTTGTTGTCTCCTAAATTAATCATTCGAATGTCCTGTAAATTGGAACAGCCGCACAGCGCCATGGTTAACTGTAATTCTTCGGTCAGAAGCTTAAGCAGATGCGCGACACCGAGCGCACCGGCGACACCGAGTGCATAAGCCTGTAATCGCCCGACTAAAACGGCATCCGCACCTGAAGCTAAAGCTTTGAAGATATCCTGGCCGCTGCGAATTCCGCTGTCCAATAACAGTGTCATTTCAGGGCCGACCGATTGGCGTATCGTCGGTAAGGCTTCCAGGCTCGAGATGGCGCTATCCAAGGCGCGGCCGCCGTGATTGGAGACAATCAGAGCGTCAGCCCCCATTGTTTGCAGCTTTTGTGCCTGTTTCGGGTCTAATACCCCTTTAACCCATACTTTCAGGCCAAGTTGGCGGCTGTAATCCATCAGGTTTTGCAGTGTTTTCCAGTTAAGCGCCTGAGCCATAATGCCCTGAAAAATATAGCTTTCATCAGGTTTGATTTTCGGAGTAGGCAGATCGTCGTACGGACGCAGATTGATCGGTTTTTCCGGTGGCAATTTGAATCCCAAATGGCGGGCTTGTAACGAAACTTGTTGCACCGGTGCATCGACGGTAATCACAACGGCCTGATAACCGGCCTGATGCGCACGATGAATCAGGTCGAACGAGTCTTGCTGGCGTGGCTGAGCATAGAGTTGAAAGGCTTTCCAACCGTTCGCCGCATCGGCAACGTCTTCCAGCGAGTAGCCGGAAAGTGTGCTTAATACCATGCCTTGCTCAAGCGCTTCTGCGGCTTGGGCGCAGGCGCGTTCGCCATCTGCATGCAGCAGCGTTTGATGGGCGACCGGCGCTAATATAATCGGAGCGGAAAAGCGTTGCTCCTGATAGTGCCAGTGACTGTTTCCGTCGGCAACATTTTCAAGGCTGTTGGGCGTTAAAGTCATTTCGTTAAAAGCGTCCAGGTTGCGTTTAAGACTGTGCTCCTGCCCGCTTCCGCCGCTGAGATAGGCGAAAAGCGCATCGTCAATTTTTGTCTGCGCAAGCACTTCAAAATCTTGCGCACACAGAACGTGACTTTGTAGTTGTGCATAATCTTCAAACAAGTTGGCCTCCAAAGTAGAAATCTCAGCAAACATCGTAGCGAATTTGCCGAGAGAGGGTTAACACAGGCTGAGCATTTTCAGCCTGTTTACCGATGGGTTTTAAAGGGGGTTAAAACTCATAGTTAAGCGTCAATTGAATACTGCGTCCATCGCCTTTATAGGCAAAAGCACCGCTGCGGTAGGCCGCAAGATAGTAGTCTTCATCAAACAGGTTGTTGATATTTAACTGCATATCCAAATCTTTATTGACGCGATAGCTGGCAAAGGTGTCGAAAACCGTATAGCTTGGAATTTCGATGCTTT
The genomic region above belongs to Thiomicrorhabdus xiamenensis and contains:
- the moaD gene encoding molybdopterin converting factor subunit 1, which produces MLNVLYFASFREILGQAQEQLPADYQTVDCLLKDLAARGETWQQALLHNQNLQIAVNHDVANRQTAIKAGDEVAFFPPVTGG
- the moaE gene encoding molybdopterin synthase catalytic subunit MoaE, producing MFPHICIQEEDFDLSTEAAKLREGHKDIGAVVTFVGTVRDINEGDEVSILELEHYPGMTEKALEKIRLEAHDRWHLEASHIIHRIGKMYPCDQIVMVAVASRHRENAFHAAHFIMDYLKTNAPFWKKETLPDGAERWVDARVSDKEAESRWAK
- the glp gene encoding gephyrin-like molybdotransferase Glp; this encodes MKTFDEALYALLSDVQVTTESETINVGEGLQRILAEDIVSSVNVPPHDNSQMDGYALHSFDLEHGNLFPVSQRIAAGEVGAELQHGTVARIFTGAPIPSGANMVVMQEDTEEVDGQIQINIKAQPGANVRKKGEDIQQGQVILQAGTRLRPQELGLISSIGIGEIKVFKPLKVATFTTGDELLEPGSEPQEGKIYNANRYTLQGLIPQLGFELIDLGHVADTLEGTIEAMKKAADIADVVMTTGGVSVGEEDHIKPALESLGELNMWKVKMKPGKPIAYGKIGVDKGQVPFIGLPGNPVSAFATFKLFARPYLMKMQGAEQIKTNPIWLQADFDWPKANFRRDFLRARMTNKRQQTVAEIYPHQGSGVLMSTSWAEGFVVIPEDSTIKKGDTVAFYPFSAFV
- a CDS encoding peroxiredoxin, with translation MENTTFGLPRLNEAAPAFDAVTTHGRKTLEDYKGKWLVLFSHPADFTPVCTTEFMAFQERKDQFDALNCELLGLSIDSHHSHNAWVLNIKEKFGIDIQFPIIADLDMKVAQAYGMVHPGAADTSAVRATFIIDPEGVLRAMVYYPMSNGRQIDEFVRLLEAMQTSDANACATPENWRKGEKVIVPPAATVEEAKARMESGEYECVDFYFCKKSL
- a CDS encoding Fe2+-dependent dioxygenase, yielding MFKIIHSVFSEQECLQIRRQLEQGEWTDGAATAGSLARQVKQNLQLDDASELARALSRQVEKRLLKTESFVSAALPNYFYPPKFNLYQNGGFYGAHVDNAILNHPYSGEKLRADLSATLFLNDPDSYVGGELQIDTGMGVQEIKLKAGDMVLYDSGALHQVLPVTEGQRIASFMWIQSLIQDSKARSMLYQLDQSIQSLRRQLNDSQQHDDVLQLTELYHNLLRYWTQ
- a CDS encoding alpha-hydroxy acid oxidase is translated as MFEDYAQLQSHVLCAQDFEVLAQTKIDDALFAYLSGGSGQEHSLKRNLDAFNEMTLTPNSLENVADGNSHWHYQEQRFSAPIILAPVAHQTLLHADGERACAQAAEALEQGMVLSTLSGYSLEDVADAANGWKAFQLYAQPRQQDSFDLIHRAHQAGYQAVVITVDAPVQQVSLQARHLGFKLPPEKPINLRPYDDLPTPKIKPDESYIFQGIMAQALNWKTLQNLMDYSRQLGLKVWVKGVLDPKQAQKLQTMGADALIVSNHGGRALDSAISSLEALPTIRQSVGPEMTLLLDSGIRSGQDIFKALASGADAVLVGRLQAYALGVAGALGVAHLLKLLTEELQLTMALCGCSNLQDIRMINLGDNNDV